Proteins encoded in a region of the Mesoflavibacter profundi genome:
- the ftsZ gene encoding cell division protein FtsZ has protein sequence MSNNEFESIAFDLPKNQSNVIKVIGVGGGGSNAINHMFQQGIKGVDFVICNTDAQALQNSGVPNKIQLGVNLTEGLGAGANPNVGEQAAVESFEDIQMMLDTNTKMVFITAGMGGGTGTGAAPIIAKMAKDLDILTVGIVTMPFQFEGKMRNEQAQIGIERLRKEVDSLVVINNNKLREVYGNLGFKAGFSKADEVLATAARGIAEVITHHYTQNIDLRDAKTVLSNSGTAIMGSATAAGQNRAHEAISKALDSPLLNDNKITGAKNVLLLIVSGAQEITIDEIGEINDHIQNEAGHGANIIMGVGEDESLEESISVTVIATGFDVEQQNEISNTEAKKVIHALEDDQNMEQDLTGNDANPAIILPNIELEEKKENPIVKHTLEIEDEEEEIAPKANPSLSTFEMDQIKKQTVDEREIIPTSEFIKNLNVTYYEVDVNLDENQEFNITSTAKETETPEIKEDAPQNKQQTMLSFDMPISEEPTIAPVTEEDEGPIIMDLSQDVANVEVNDFVEVIPVTENTETGEKRYALDDYETVESAINVTTKVEEEEEIVFEKKTLETESNTTKEVATETEIDPMNTPISELLKSRAEERRQKMKSFNYKFNTSKIDDIEKVPAYKRQGLELDNSQHSSDNSISRTTLGVDENDEIQLRNNNSFLHDNVD, from the coding sequence ATGAGCAACAACGAATTCGAAAGCATCGCATTTGATTTACCAAAAAATCAATCAAACGTCATCAAAGTTATTGGTGTTGGTGGTGGCGGTAGTAACGCCATTAACCACATGTTCCAACAAGGAATTAAAGGCGTAGATTTTGTAATCTGTAATACAGATGCGCAAGCATTACAAAATAGTGGCGTACCTAATAAAATTCAATTAGGAGTAAACCTAACAGAAGGATTAGGTGCAGGCGCAAATCCAAACGTTGGTGAACAAGCAGCTGTAGAGAGTTTTGAAGACATACAAATGATGTTAGATACCAACACAAAAATGGTATTTATCACTGCAGGAATGGGCGGAGGAACAGGAACAGGAGCTGCGCCAATCATTGCAAAAATGGCTAAAGATTTAGATATCCTTACAGTAGGAATTGTAACGATGCCATTTCAGTTTGAAGGAAAAATGCGTAACGAACAAGCTCAAATAGGAATAGAAAGACTTCGTAAAGAAGTAGATTCTTTAGTAGTTATAAACAACAATAAATTACGTGAAGTTTACGGTAATTTAGGGTTTAAAGCTGGTTTTTCTAAAGCAGACGAAGTTTTAGCAACTGCAGCACGTGGTATTGCAGAAGTAATTACACATCACTATACACAAAACATTGACTTGCGTGATGCAAAAACGGTTTTAAGTAATAGTGGTACAGCAATCATGGGATCTGCAACAGCTGCAGGACAAAATCGTGCGCACGAAGCAATTTCAAAAGCATTAGATTCGCCATTACTTAACGATAATAAAATTACTGGAGCCAAAAACGTATTGTTGCTTATCGTTTCTGGAGCTCAAGAAATTACTATTGACGAGATTGGAGAAATTAACGATCACATCCAAAATGAAGCTGGTCATGGCGCTAACATTATTATGGGTGTTGGTGAGGACGAAAGTTTAGAAGAGTCAATTTCTGTTACAGTTATTGCAACAGGATTTGATGTAGAACAGCAAAACGAAATCTCTAATACAGAAGCAAAAAAAGTAATTCATGCATTAGAAGATGATCAAAATATGGAGCAAGATTTAACAGGAAACGATGCAAATCCTGCTATTATTTTGCCCAATATAGAACTTGAAGAGAAAAAAGAAAATCCTATTGTAAAACATACTTTAGAGATAGAAGACGAGGAAGAAGAAATTGCGCCAAAAGCAAATCCATCTCTTTCTACTTTTGAAATGGACCAAATCAAGAAACAAACCGTAGACGAAAGAGAAATAATTCCAACAAGCGAGTTTATAAAAAACTTAAACGTTACTTACTATGAAGTAGATGTTAATTTAGACGAAAATCAAGAGTTTAACATTACTTCAACAGCAAAAGAAACTGAAACTCCTGAAATTAAAGAAGACGCACCACAAAACAAACAACAAACAATGTTGAGTTTTGATATGCCAATTTCGGAAGAGCCAACAATTGCTCCGGTAACAGAAGAAGATGAAGGACCAATAATTATGGATTTATCTCAAGACGTTGCAAATGTAGAAGTTAACGATTTTGTAGAAGTTATTCCAGTTACAGAAAATACCGAAACTGGAGAAAAACGTTATGCATTAGATGATTACGAAACTGTAGAATCTGCAATTAATGTTACTACAAAAGTAGAGGAAGAAGAAGAGATTGTTTTTGAAAAAAAGACCTTAGAGACAGAATCTAATACAACAAAAGAAGTAGCTACAGAAACTGAAATAGATCCAATGAATACGCCTATATCAGAGCTATTAAAAAGTAGAGCAGAAGAGCGTAGACAAAAAATGAAAAGTTTTAACTATAAATTTAATACTTCAAAAATTGACGATATAGAAAAAGTGCCAGCCTATAAACGTCAAGGATTAGAATTAGATAATAGTCAACATTCTTCAGATAATAGTATCTCAAGAACAACTTTAGGTGTAGATGAGAATGACGAAATTCAATTAAGAAACAACAATTCTTTTTTACATGATAATGTAGATTAA
- the ftsA gene encoding cell division protein FtsA, with protein MEQNIAVGLDIGTTKIVAMIGRKNEYGKVEILGIGKSKSLGVHRGVVNNITQTIQSIQIAVQEAEAAAATKIEDVTVGIAGQHIRSLQHSDYITRPNSETVIDEEDIERLINQVHKLVMLPGEEIIHVLPQEYKVDGQAEIKEPIGMYGGRLEANFHVVVGQVSSIRNIGRCVQSSGLNLDGITLEPLASANAVLSQEEKEAGVALIDIGGGTTDLAIFRDGIIRHTAVIPFGGNVITEDIKEGCSIIEKQAELLKIKFGSAWPGENKDNEIVSIPGLRGRDPKEITLKNLSRIIHARVVEIIEQVYVEIKNYGHEEQKKKLIAGIVLTGGGSQLKHLKQLVEYITGMDTRIGYPNEHLAGDSDDAITSPLFATAVGLVMDGLKRQDRKKAEAIIEEEIQAVIEENEEKPEEEQIEVPKKQRKSFLDKLTEKVKDFLDNAE; from the coding sequence ATGGAACAAAACATTGCAGTAGGATTAGATATAGGAACTACTAAAATAGTAGCCATGATCGGTCGTAAAAACGAATATGGTAAAGTAGAAATTTTAGGCATAGGTAAATCCAAAAGCTTAGGCGTACATCGTGGTGTAGTAAATAATATTACGCAAACCATACAATCTATTCAAATTGCTGTACAAGAAGCAGAAGCAGCTGCAGCAACCAAAATAGAAGATGTTACTGTAGGTATTGCAGGACAACATATTAGAAGCTTACAGCATAGCGATTACATTACTAGACCAAATAGTGAGACTGTAATAGATGAAGAAGATATAGAGCGACTAATAAACCAAGTACATAAGTTGGTAATGCTTCCAGGAGAAGAAATTATTCACGTATTACCACAAGAATATAAGGTAGATGGTCAAGCCGAAATTAAAGAACCAATAGGTATGTATGGTGGTAGATTAGAAGCTAATTTTCATGTCGTAGTTGGTCAAGTATCGTCAATTAGAAATATTGGTCGATGCGTACAAAGTTCTGGTTTAAATTTAGACGGAATCACATTAGAGCCTTTAGCAAGTGCAAATGCAGTATTAAGTCAAGAAGAAAAAGAAGCTGGAGTAGCTTTGATTGATATAGGTGGAGGAACAACAGATTTAGCCATTTTTAGAGACGGTATAATACGTCATACAGCAGTTATACCTTTTGGAGGAAATGTAATAACAGAAGACATAAAAGAAGGTTGTTCTATTATAGAAAAACAAGCCGAATTACTTAAAATAAAATTTGGTAGTGCATGGCCAGGAGAAAATAAGGATAACGAAATTGTTTCAATTCCAGGATTAAGAGGTCGTGATCCAAAAGAAATTACCTTAAAAAACCTGTCTAGAATAATACATGCCAGAGTTGTAGAGATTATAGAACAGGTATATGTCGAGATAAAAAATTACGGTCACGAAGAACAAAAAAAGAAATTAATTGCAGGAATAGTACTTACAGGTGGTGGTAGTCAATTAAAGCATTTAAAACAGTTAGTAGAGTATATCACAGGAATGGATACTAGAATAGGCTATCCTAACGAGCATTTAGCAGGAGATAGTGACGATGCAATAACTAGTCCATTATTTGCTACAGCTGTAGGATTAGTAATGGATGGTTTAAAACGTCAAGACCGTAAAAAAGCAGAAGCAATAATAGAAGAAGAAATTCAGGCAGTAATTGAAGAAAACGAAGAAAAGCCTGAAGAAGAACAAATAGAAGTACCAAAAAAACAACGCAAGTCGTTTTTAGACAAGTTAACCGAAAAAGTAAAAGACTTTTTAGATAACGCAGAATAA